Proteins from one Sander lucioperca isolate FBNREF2018 chromosome 16, SLUC_FBN_1.2, whole genome shotgun sequence genomic window:
- the LOC116046390 gene encoding voltage-dependent calcium channel gamma-4 subunit-like yields the protein MEAKGRNMPSDISFLPRPAMVWCERGIQVLLTTMGAFAAFALMTVAIGTDYWLYARAFICNSTANSSQEDSNNKDKKDPGALTHSGLWRICCLEGLKRGVCSQIDHFPDDADYDQDSAEYLLRVVRASSIFPILSAILLLLGAVCVASSSFYKSKRNIILGGGILFVAAGLSNIIGVIVYISAALSDISPKKDEDKKWHYSYGWSFYFGGLSFILAEMVGVLAVNIYIEKNKELRCRSRTDLFKSTTHAMLRLPSYRFRRRSRSSSRSTDPPRSQETSPIGTSKTFSLPPSAPPFSVATLPNPHHTSSGGSGGGDISMYTLTRDSKMGSLGGGAPPLYGTVDRATLYQLHNYFPKDSSGSGGGGGGAISSGTLPSHSKSNLAAAAAVAQNAAPLNTSTSAVTPAQPAPISTATMERDRGNMGTLDRLTAKRDRDSNSDTLNRKTTPV from the exons ATGGAGGCGAAAGGCAGAAACATGCcctcag ATATCAGTTTCCTTCCGCGCCCAGCGATGGTGTGGTGTGAGCGGGGCATCCAGGTGCTGCTGACCACCATGGGAGCGTTCGCGGCCTTTGCCCTAATGACGGTAGCTATTGGTACAGACTACTGGCTGTACGCCCGCGCCTTCATCTGCAACAGCACAGCCAACTCTTCCCAGGAGGACTCCAACAACAAGGACAAGAAAGACCCTGGGGCACTTACCCACTCCGGCCTCTGGAGGATCTGCTGCCTGGAAG GCTTGAAGCGAGGTGTGTGTTCCCAGATCGATCATTTCCCAGACGACGCTGACTACGACCAAGATTCTGCAGAGTATCTGCTGC GTGTGGTGCGAGCCTCCAGCATCTTCCCCATCCTCAGCGCCATATTGCTCCTGCTGGGTGCAGTGTGTGTTGCTTCCAGTAGCTTCTACAAGAGCAAAAGAAACATCATTCTCGGTGGAGGGATCCTCTTTGTAGCTGCAG GCCTCAGTAACATCATCGGAGTGATCGTGTACATCTCAGCAGCACTGAGCGACATCTCCCCTAAGAAAGATGAGGACAAGAAGTGGCACTACTCCTACGGCTGGTCCTTCTATTTTGGTGGCCTGTCCTTCATCCTGGCCGAGATGGTGGGCGTCCTCGCTGTAAACATTTACATCGAGAAGAACAAGGAGCTGCGCTGCCGCTCTCGCACCGACCTCTTCAAGAGCACCACGCATGCCATGCTGCGATTGCCCAGCTACCGCTTCAGACGACGCTCTCGCTCCAGCTCGCGCTCCACCGACCCACCGCGCTCACAGGAGACCTCGCCCATTGGCACGTCCAAGACCTTCAGCCTGCCGCCCTCTGCTCCACCCTTCTCCGTGGCCACTCTGCCAAACCCGCACCATACCAGCAGCGGTGGAAGTGGAGGCGGCGACATCTCCATGTACACCCTAACGAGGGACTCCAAGATGGGCAGCCTGGGAGGCGGCGCTCCACCTCTCTACGGCACAGTGGACCGCGCCACACTGTACCAACTCCACAACTACTTTCCAAAAGATTCCAGCggcagtggtggaggaggaggaggggcgaTAAGCAGTGGCACACTCCCATCTCACTCCAAGTCCAATTTGGCGGCGGCGGCGGCTGTAGCCCAGAATGCAGCACCTCTGAATACCTCCACGTCCGCCGTCACACCGGCCCAGCCGGCTCCGATATCTACAGCCACCATGGAGAGGGACAGGGGCAACATGGGAACCCTGGACCGACTGACGGCCAAAAGAGACAGGGATAGCAACTCAGATACACTTAACAGGAAAACTACGCCAGTTTAA